A region from the Aegilops tauschii subsp. strangulata cultivar AL8/78 chromosome 5, Aet v6.0, whole genome shotgun sequence genome encodes:
- the LOC109753693 gene encoding germin-like protein 9-3, with product MASINCYYSLVLVVVALASAPSAAVAGDPDILSDFIVPTSMIGMPPMNITGHFFTYTGFRNITMPMPMPGAQNFTVTKATMMEFPALNGQSVAYAMLKFPSESVNPPHTHPRAAELLLVLDGALSVGFVDTAGKLYTQDLAAGDMFVFPKGLVHYQSNPGQSPAVALSAFGSSAPGTVSVPVTVFGTGVDEAVLAKSFKTDLPTVQKLKAALTPPPKK from the coding sequence ATGGCGTCCATCAACTGCTACTACTCCTTGGTGTTGGTGGTGGTTGCACTGGCCTCGGCgccgtcggccgccgtggccggcGACCCTGACATCCTCAGCGACTTCATCGTGCCGACTTCCATGATCGGCATGCCACCGATGAACATCACCGGCCACTTCTTCACCTACACCGGCTTCCGCAACATTACCATGCCGATGCCGATGCCAGGGGCGCAGAACTTCACTGTGACCAAGGCCACCATGATGGAATTCCCTGCACTCAATGGGCAAAGCGTGGCCTACGCCATGCTCAAGTTCCCCTCCGAATCCGTGAACCCACCACACACCCACCCCCGCGCCGCCGAGCTGCTGCTCGTCCTTGACGGCGCGCTCTCCGTCGGCTTCGTCGACACGGCCGGCAAGCTGTACACGCAGGACCTGGCCGCCGGCGACATGTTCGTGTTCCCCAAGGGCCTGGTGCACTACCAGTCCAACCCAGGCCAAAGCCCCGCCGTTGCGCTCTCCGCATTTGGCAGCTCCGCGCCCGGCACCGTGTCCGTGCCCGTCACCGTGTTCGGCACCGGCGTCGACGAGGCCGTGCTGGCCAAGTCGTTCAAGACCGACCTTCCCACCGTGCAGAAGCTCAAGGCAGCGCTCACTCCACCTCCCAAGAAGTGA
- the LOC109753688 gene encoding protein HAPLESS 2 isoform X3, protein MLLERVRFTLDGLECNKIGVGYEAYRNQPNLCGSPFGSCLYNQLWNFKESDENRIYRNQEPQYIVQGRFDRINQHPNAGAHSFSIGITESLNTNLLIELSADDINYVYQRSPGKIIDINVPTFEALSQVGTAKVTIKNIGKLEASYSLTFDCLSGISYVEEQFFIIKPGQVVIRSFYLRSSSDQASKYRCSAILKASDFSELDRAECQFSTTATVLDNGTQIGPPKQHKKGGIRGFIEAIETLWRNTWDSVIDFFTGRSCSTKCSSFLDLSCHIQYICIGWLVMFGLLLTTLPAVAVLLWLLHQKGMFDPLYDCWEDVFRSPEAAHPKHRGGRGHHAHAHTHHHHHHSKHPHAHKKRSSGAAGQQQHHHHHHVLHRHGGKPDGEQHRHAAALGVQHRDAGHKHHRHGKAPQRERERAPDRERERRHHHSRAA, encoded by the exons ATGCTGTTGGAGAGAGTCCGGTTTACATTAGATGGTCTTGAGTGCAACAAGATTGGTGTTGGGTATGAAGCTTACAGAAACCAGCCTAACCTCTGTGGATCACCATTTGGGAGCTGCTTGTACAATCAGCTTTGGAATTTCAAGGAG TCTGACGAGAATCGAATATACAGAAACCAAGAGCCCCAGTATATTGTGCAGGGAAGATTTGATAGGATCAACCAACACCCG AATGCAGGAGCTCATTCATTCTCTATTGGAATCACAGAAAGTCTGAATACTAATTTGCTGATAGAGCTGAGTGCTGATGATATAAATTATGTATACCAGAG GAGTCCAGGGAAAATAATTGACATTAATGTCCCTACATTTGAAGCCTTAAGCCAAGTTGGTACTGCCAAGGTCACAATTAAGAACATTGGCAAACTGGAAGCTTCATATAGCTTGACG TTCGACTGCTTAAGTGGCATCAGTTATGTGGAG GAGCAATTCTTCATCATCAAACCTGGCCAAGTGGTTATCCGCTCATTCTATTTGCGTTCCTCATCAGACCAAGCATCAAAATATCGCTGCTCGG CTATTTTGAAAGCGTCAGATTTCAGTGAACTTGACAGAGCAGAATGCCAGTTCTCGACTACAGCCACCGTTCTTGACAATGGAACACAG ATCGGCCCACCGAAGCAGCATAAGAAGGGTGGCATCAGGGGTTTCATCGAAGCCATCGAAACCTTGTGGCGCAACACGTGGGACAGCGTGATCGATTTCTTCACCGGCAGATCATGCAG CACCAAGTGCTCGAGCTTCCTGGACCTGAGTTGCCACATCCAGTACATATGCATCGGCTGGCTCGTCATGTTCGGCCTGCTGCTCACCACGCTACCCGCAG TCGCGGTGCTGCTGTGGCTGCTCCACCAGAAGGGCATGTTCGACCCGCTGTACGACTGCTGGGAGGACGTGTTCAGGTCGCCGGAGGCCGCACACCCGAAGCACCGGGGAGGCCGAGGCCACCACGCGCACGCCCACacccaccaccatcaccaccacagCAAGCACCCGCACGCGCACAAGAAGCGTAGCAGCGGGGCGGCCGGGCAGCAGcaacaccaccatcaccaccacgtcCTCCACAGGCACGGCGGCAAGCCCGACGGCGAGCAGCACCGGCATGCAGCAGCGCTCGGCGTGCAGCACAGGGACGCCGGGCACAAGCACCACCGGCACGGCAAGGCGCcgcagagggagagggagagggcacCAGACCGTGAGCGCGAGCGCCGCCACCACCACTCTCGGGCGGCGTAG
- the LOC109753688 gene encoding protein HAPLESS 2 isoform X1 yields the protein MAPPRRPPPSRPANHAVFLLLAAAALVGPAVGVEILSKSRLERCALDSGAGGALSCDRKLVLNLAVPSGSSGGESSLVAQVVEVEENDAQAMQTVRDPPVITINKSAVYALYAINYMRDVAYKPEEMFTRTHKCESDAGADVVGVCERIWDQNGHVIEHTEPVCCPCGPHRRVGSSCGSIFDKMIKGKANTAHCVRFPGDWFHVFEIVGRSTGYSIRVQVKKGSSVTEVIVSPENKTVVSKDNFLRVNLIGDFVSHNSMPTFEDFYLVTPRKAGGDGQPQVLGDEFSRWMLLERVRFTLDGLECNKIGVGYEAYRNQPNLCGSPFGSCLYNQLWNFKESDENRIYRNQEPQYIVQGRFDRINQHPNAGAHSFSIGITESLNTNLLIELSADDINYVYQRSPGKIIDINVPTFEALSQVGTAKVTIKNIGKLEASYSLTFDCLSGISYVEEQFFIIKPGQVVIRSFYLRSSSDQASKYRCSAILKASDFSELDRAECQFSTTATVLDNGTQIGPPKQHKKGGIRGFIEAIETLWRNTWDSVIDFFTGRSCSTKCSSFLDLSCHIQYICIGWLVMFGLLLTTLPAVAVLLWLLHQKGMFDPLYDCWEDVFRSPEAAHPKHRGGRGHHAHAHTHHHHHHSKHPHAHKKRSSGAAGQQQHHHHHHVLHRHGGKPDGEQHRHAAALGVQHRDAGHKHHRHGKAPQRERERAPDRERERRHHHSRAA from the exons ATGGCTCCTCCacgccgcccccctccttcccGGCCCGCTAACCACGCCGTgttcctcctcctcgccgcggcCGCCCTGGTCGGGCCCGCCGTCGGGGTGGAGATCCTCTCCAAGTCCCGCCTGGAGCGCTGCGCCCTGGACTCGGGGGCCGGCGGCGCCCTCTCCTGCGACCGCAAGCTCGTCCTCAACCTCGCCGTACCCAGCGGCTCC AGCGGCGGCGAGTCGTCGCTGGTGGCGCAGGTGGTGGAGGTCGAGGAGAACGATGCGCAGGCGATGCAGACGGTGCGGGATCCCCCCGTCATCACCATCAACAAGTCCGCCGTCTACGCGCTCTATGCCATCAACTACATGAGG GATGTTGCTTATAAACCAGAGGAAATGTTTACCAGGACACATAAATGTGAGTCAGATGCTGGTGCTGATGTTGTTGGAGTTTGTGAAAG GATATGGGATCAGAACGGTCACGTAATTGAGCATACAGAG CCGGTTTGCTGTCCATGTGGGCCTCATCGCCGTGTTGGTTCGTCTTGCGGATCAATTT TTGATAAAATGATTAAAGGCAAAGCTAATACGGCTCACTGTGTACGTTTTCCAGGTGATTG GTTTCATGTTTTTGAAATTGTGGGAAGGTCAACTGGGTACAGCATCAGAGTACAAGTAAAGAAAGGCTCTTCTGTAACG GAGGTTATTGTTAGTCCAGAGAATAAAACAGTTGTTTCTAAAGATAACTTTCTGAGGGTAAATCTCATTGGTGACTTTGTTAGTCACAATAGTATGCCAACATTTGAAGACTTCTATCTTGTGACTCCACGGAAG GCTGGTGGTGACGGTCAACCGCAAGTTCTTGGCGATGAGTTTTCCAGGTGGATGCTGTTGGAGAGAGTCCGGTTTACATTAGATGGTCTTGAGTGCAACAAGATTGGTGTTGGGTATGAAGCTTACAGAAACCAGCCTAACCTCTGTGGATCACCATTTGGGAGCTGCTTGTACAATCAGCTTTGGAATTTCAAGGAG TCTGACGAGAATCGAATATACAGAAACCAAGAGCCCCAGTATATTGTGCAGGGAAGATTTGATAGGATCAACCAACACCCG AATGCAGGAGCTCATTCATTCTCTATTGGAATCACAGAAAGTCTGAATACTAATTTGCTGATAGAGCTGAGTGCTGATGATATAAATTATGTATACCAGAG GAGTCCAGGGAAAATAATTGACATTAATGTCCCTACATTTGAAGCCTTAAGCCAAGTTGGTACTGCCAAGGTCACAATTAAGAACATTGGCAAACTGGAAGCTTCATATAGCTTGACG TTCGACTGCTTAAGTGGCATCAGTTATGTGGAG GAGCAATTCTTCATCATCAAACCTGGCCAAGTGGTTATCCGCTCATTCTATTTGCGTTCCTCATCAGACCAAGCATCAAAATATCGCTGCTCGG CTATTTTGAAAGCGTCAGATTTCAGTGAACTTGACAGAGCAGAATGCCAGTTCTCGACTACAGCCACCGTTCTTGACAATGGAACACAG ATCGGCCCACCGAAGCAGCATAAGAAGGGTGGCATCAGGGGTTTCATCGAAGCCATCGAAACCTTGTGGCGCAACACGTGGGACAGCGTGATCGATTTCTTCACCGGCAGATCATGCAG CACCAAGTGCTCGAGCTTCCTGGACCTGAGTTGCCACATCCAGTACATATGCATCGGCTGGCTCGTCATGTTCGGCCTGCTGCTCACCACGCTACCCGCAG TCGCGGTGCTGCTGTGGCTGCTCCACCAGAAGGGCATGTTCGACCCGCTGTACGACTGCTGGGAGGACGTGTTCAGGTCGCCGGAGGCCGCACACCCGAAGCACCGGGGAGGCCGAGGCCACCACGCGCACGCCCACacccaccaccatcaccaccacagCAAGCACCCGCACGCGCACAAGAAGCGTAGCAGCGGGGCGGCCGGGCAGCAGcaacaccaccatcaccaccacgtcCTCCACAGGCACGGCGGCAAGCCCGACGGCGAGCAGCACCGGCATGCAGCAGCGCTCGGCGTGCAGCACAGGGACGCCGGGCACAAGCACCACCGGCACGGCAAGGCGCcgcagagggagagggagagggcacCAGACCGTGAGCGCGAGCGCCGCCACCACCACTCTCGGGCGGCGTAG
- the LOC109753688 gene encoding protein HAPLESS 2 isoform X2, protein MPTFEDFYLVTPRKAGGDGQPQVLGDEFSRWMLLERVRFTLDGLECNKIGVGYEAYRNQPNLCGSPFGSCLYNQLWNFKESDENRIYRNQEPQYIVQGRFDRINQHPNAGAHSFSIGITESLNTNLLIELSADDINYVYQRSPGKIIDINVPTFEALSQVGTAKVTIKNIGKLEASYSLTFDCLSGISYVEEQFFIIKPGQVVIRSFYLRSSSDQASKYRCSAILKASDFSELDRAECQFSTTATVLDNGTQIGPPKQHKKGGIRGFIEAIETLWRNTWDSVIDFFTGRSCSTKCSSFLDLSCHIQYICIGWLVMFGLLLTTLPAVAVLLWLLHQKGMFDPLYDCWEDVFRSPEAAHPKHRGGRGHHAHAHTHHHHHHSKHPHAHKKRSSGAAGQQQHHHHHHVLHRHGGKPDGEQHRHAAALGVQHRDAGHKHHRHGKAPQRERERAPDRERERRHHHSRAA, encoded by the exons ATGCCAACATTTGAAGACTTCTATCTTGTGACTCCACGGAAG GCTGGTGGTGACGGTCAACCGCAAGTTCTTGGCGATGAGTTTTCCAGGTGGATGCTGTTGGAGAGAGTCCGGTTTACATTAGATGGTCTTGAGTGCAACAAGATTGGTGTTGGGTATGAAGCTTACAGAAACCAGCCTAACCTCTGTGGATCACCATTTGGGAGCTGCTTGTACAATCAGCTTTGGAATTTCAAGGAG TCTGACGAGAATCGAATATACAGAAACCAAGAGCCCCAGTATATTGTGCAGGGAAGATTTGATAGGATCAACCAACACCCG AATGCAGGAGCTCATTCATTCTCTATTGGAATCACAGAAAGTCTGAATACTAATTTGCTGATAGAGCTGAGTGCTGATGATATAAATTATGTATACCAGAG GAGTCCAGGGAAAATAATTGACATTAATGTCCCTACATTTGAAGCCTTAAGCCAAGTTGGTACTGCCAAGGTCACAATTAAGAACATTGGCAAACTGGAAGCTTCATATAGCTTGACG TTCGACTGCTTAAGTGGCATCAGTTATGTGGAG GAGCAATTCTTCATCATCAAACCTGGCCAAGTGGTTATCCGCTCATTCTATTTGCGTTCCTCATCAGACCAAGCATCAAAATATCGCTGCTCGG CTATTTTGAAAGCGTCAGATTTCAGTGAACTTGACAGAGCAGAATGCCAGTTCTCGACTACAGCCACCGTTCTTGACAATGGAACACAG ATCGGCCCACCGAAGCAGCATAAGAAGGGTGGCATCAGGGGTTTCATCGAAGCCATCGAAACCTTGTGGCGCAACACGTGGGACAGCGTGATCGATTTCTTCACCGGCAGATCATGCAG CACCAAGTGCTCGAGCTTCCTGGACCTGAGTTGCCACATCCAGTACATATGCATCGGCTGGCTCGTCATGTTCGGCCTGCTGCTCACCACGCTACCCGCAG TCGCGGTGCTGCTGTGGCTGCTCCACCAGAAGGGCATGTTCGACCCGCTGTACGACTGCTGGGAGGACGTGTTCAGGTCGCCGGAGGCCGCACACCCGAAGCACCGGGGAGGCCGAGGCCACCACGCGCACGCCCACacccaccaccatcaccaccacagCAAGCACCCGCACGCGCACAAGAAGCGTAGCAGCGGGGCGGCCGGGCAGCAGcaacaccaccatcaccaccacgtcCTCCACAGGCACGGCGGCAAGCCCGACGGCGAGCAGCACCGGCATGCAGCAGCGCTCGGCGTGCAGCACAGGGACGCCGGGCACAAGCACCACCGGCACGGCAAGGCGCcgcagagggagagggagagggcacCAGACCGTGAGCGCGAGCGCCGCCACCACCACTCTCGGGCGGCGTAG
- the LOC109753681 gene encoding acyl transferase 1-like: MVTFTARRREPELVRPARPTPVETKALSDLDDQWSLRFYESIVGFFRSPPGESTTPGKVAKGIKAAVAGALVYYYPMAGRLRKLPDGNKLVVDCTGEGVMFVEATADVRLEDLGQPLVPPYPCVEEFLGDAGNTRDVIGKPLLFLQLSREKGEKVKRLLGNSDYGSFSSGKSFKKVTQLKCGGFVIGLHMCHCIADGFGILQFIKFIADLACGELIPTTLPVWKRDIFTARIPPSVSHVYSAYKPFLLGLDCRGNDVMLSTPPETMEVQYLFFGPKEIEILKSHVPGHLSKSTTTFELITAVMWRCRTLALGYESNQKVRVMFTLNARGRSINGESVAVPHGYYGNAHLSPVVEVTVDELSTKPLAHILELMRKVKMDTTKACVKSMVDLMALWREWSPFCMDRTYEVSDTKWVGGNTLQFGKAELVAAGTPHAGDFTSKLISYHTKCKNQDGEDSTVVSILLPKLAMEKFTKEMAIWLKK, encoded by the exons ATGGTGACCTTCACGGCGCGCCGGAGGGAGCCCGAGCTGGTGCGCCCGGCGCGGCCGACGCCCGTCGAAACCAAGGCCCTCTCCGATCTCGACGACCAGTGGTCGCTGCGGTTCTACGAGTCCATCGTCGGCTTCTTCCGCAGCCCGCCGGGCGAAAGCACCACGCCGGGCAAAGTGGCCAAGGGCATCAAGGCGGCCGTGGCGGGGGCTCTCGTGTACTACTACCCCatggccggacgcctgaggaagCTCCCCGACGGCAACAAGCTGGTGGTGGACTGCACGGGGGAAGGGGTGATGTTTGTGGAGGCCACCGCGGACGTGCGGCTGGAGGACCTGGGCCAGCCGCTGGTGCCTCCGTACCCGTGTGTCGAGGAGTTCTTGGGCGACGCCGGCAACACGAGAGATGTCATTGGCAAGCCTCTGCTCTTCCTGCAG CTGTCTAGGGAAAAGGGAGAGAAAGTGAAAAGGTTGCTAGGAAATTCAGACTATGGGTCTTTTTCATCGGGTAAAAGTTTCAAGAAA GTGACACAACTCAAATGTGGAGGATTTGTCATTGGGCTTCACATGTGTCATTGCATTGCTGATGGTTTTGGCATCCTCCAATTTATAAAATTTATAGCTGATCTTGCATGTGGTGAACTTATCCCAACCACCTTGCCAGTGTGGAAAAGAGATATTTTCACAGCACGTATCCCACCCTCCGTCTCACACGTCTACTCGGCTTATAAACCATTTCTTCTTGGGTTAGATTGCAGAGGAAATGATGTGATGCTATCAACTCCACCAGAAACTATGGAAGTGCAATATTTATTCTTTGGACCAAAAGAGATAGAGATTTTAAAAAGCCATGTCCCAGGACATCTATCCAAATCTACAACAACATTCGAATTGATTACTGCCGTCATGTGGCGATGTCGCACGTTGGCATTGGGTTATGAATCTAATCAGAAAGTACGTGTCATGTTTACTTTAAATGCACGTGGCAGAAGTATTAATGGGGAAAGTGTTGCCGTCCCACATGGTTACTATGGAAATGCACATCTCTCTCCCGTGGTTGAGGTCACAGTTGATGAGTTGTCTACAAAGCCGTTGGCTCATATACTTGAGCTAATGCGGAAAGTCAAGATGGACACCACGAAGGCTTGTGTGAAGTCAATGGTGGATTTGATGGCTTTATGGAGAGAGTGGTCACCATTCTGCATGGACAGAACATACGAGGTTAGTGATACAAAGTGGGTTGGAGGCAATACCCTACAGTTTGGGAAAGCTGAGTTGGTTGCAGCCGGTACGCCACATGCAGGAGATTTCACTTCAAAGTTGATAAGCTATCATACAAAGTGCAAGAATCAAGACGGTGAAGACTCAACAGTGGTATCAATCTTATTGCCAAAATTGGCAATGGAGAAGTTTACAAAGGAGATGGCAATTTGGTTGAAGAAATAA